The region gatctgtgaagttatttggatttttagaattatctttgaaagacagggtcctgaaaatgggacatttcttcttcttttttgctGAGATTAGCTCTTTTCTTATAAGCGTTTAATTTGATAACTGGCTAGTTGGTTTGCTTTTTGGTTTAAAAACATTTACTGACCTGTCCACCCTGCTGCGCTCTCCTGTTGACTGACTGGCCTCACCAACAGCTTTTTCAGTGTTGGAACCAAATAATGGCTTATTTTACTTATTTACCGATGTATCTTACGTTTTGACAAAGTAGATACTAGTTTAATGCTAAAATATATAGGAATATGAATAACAGACATTAAATAAAACATTCATTTCAGTGATGTGCACTGACATgaacagtaaaacactgtgttggtGTTGCAGTGATACACTTGTAATCTCAGTGAAGGAAAAACACGACATGGGatgaataaatatatagatattagattcataaatatatacataaaagcaaacaaaacaacaactacATCTCGAACTCCATCCCTATATTGTCACACACATCACATTAAAAGTCCAGCTCCACCACCCCCTCTGGGTCTCACAGCACACAACAGCAGTGGGTGCAGTGCTGGCAGAAGTCGCAGCACACACATGGCACCTCCGACACACGCTCCTGAGGGGGGCTTGCAGGTGGATCACGCTCCCGCAGCGGGCACATCAGATAGTGTTTTCAGCTACTTGTATTTGAAAAACAAAGTCAAATTGATGAACGTAGagatattacaacaacaatagTATATGATACAACCCGAGAGACGATTATGAAGTACCTGAGGGTGGTGCTATCGGTGGCGTGACAATTTTCTTTTCTCGTTAGTGTCTTGGCAAGAACCAAAACGCGGATCGGCTTTAAAACTTCTTAATGAAAACCGACCTAATGTAAACAACTTGTTAGAAACAAACGCATCATTATATTTTCATCCAGATTCACATTTCTGTATTTTCCAAGCTacagcacacaatattttacatacaacAGGTTGTTAAAGGACCAAAGTATTTTGTCTGCTtcgtgttttgttttttttgccattGAAAAAACAGCCCTATTAGGCAGAGCATGTTTCATGAAAAGCATTGAATGTTTTTACATCAATATCTCTAGAGGAAGCAGCTTTTTGAAGGAGGTGGAAACTGGTGCTATAGATATATAAAGAAAAACAATAGTGTTAAAACATAGCAGTCTATAAAACACAGGCATAAGAGTAACTATTTAATAATTTAACATGTTTACCTCTGGAGGTGGTGGTTTACTAGCATGGAGAAAAACTGACTGTCACAAAAACCTGGAAGTGATTTGAATTTATAATAAATATAAATTTACAAACTTTTGAAATAAATCACTTTTTCTCTTTGGTTTATTGAGAAGTAATTGAAAATAGATTCTAGATTTTTGATCATTTGAATTGGAATTTCAATTTACTTCTTGAATTTACTGACTTAAAGGGTCAATCTGCAATTGGTACATACCTTTTAAAATGAATAATATACCTATGGATTCTTGAATATAATTTATGGATGTCTTGTATCCCAACATAACCCCAaatatataagcttgttttattaCAGTGTTTctaaacaatgtaattgtaaacaaacccTTTATTGCCTCAACATGTTTAAAACTGTCATTTTGATATTATAACTGGTCAGTCCTTACACCCATAGCTCTGTCTTTGAATTTCAGAGTGGTTGCATTTAGCAAGCCTCATCCCTTTACCAAACAGTGGTGGGGtacctgctttgttattgttggAACTGCAGATTGCTCCTTTCAATTCAAATTTATTGTAATCCTGATGTCTAAAGACTGGATAACCTTAGCTCCcccccctctcattccctccagATTCCTTgcagctctctctcgctgtctctgaaGAGGAGGTTCTCCCTGAGCATCAGCATTGTGAGCAGGAGTGGAGCTTCAGTTTGGGACAGGAGAACACTGAAGCCACACAGGTTAAAGAGGAAGAGGAGCAAATCAGTCAAGAGGAAGAACGGCTTCAAGAGCTCTTTGATACCAAAAATGCCACTTTCACTCCTGCCTGTGTGACAAGTAAATGTGATCAGGTGGATCCCTTGACTCCTCAAATCCAGACTTTGGAGAACAGAGAGTGTGACCCGAAACAAGAGAATCTCACACCTTTTGGTACTGTGACTCAGCTAAAGGCTCTCAACATTCTATGTGACCCTCCAAATAATCAAAACAATGCATCCAGCCACAGCACAGACCCAAGCAGTGACCCAATAGGACTCGACAGCAGCCCAACATTAGATACCAGCCCACCATTGACTCACAACCCACCATTTAAGAAACACAGATCCAAACACAGCAGCACAGCTATAAAAACTCTCCGCTGCTGTGACTGTGGTGAAACATTTGCTCTAAAAGCTGACCTGCAGATGCATGTGACTCTTGCCAAGAAGCAACAGAGTGAATGTCAATTCTGCAAAAATTTATACAGATCTACCTGTAAACTGAAGGCCCATGTCAGACTGTGTCACGATGGGAAAACCAGCACCTGCCCCTATTTTGGAAAGACCTTCAAACTAGAAGGAGATCTGTCCAAGCACatgattcacacaggagagaaacgatttagctgtggtgactgtgggaagagctttAATCGCAAGGGGAATCTAACCCAACATACACTGactcacacaggggagaaatcatTTAGTTGtggtgactgtgggaaaagcttcaGTCTCAAGAGGAACCTAACCGAACATGTTcggactcacacaggagagaaaccatttagctgtagtgactgtgggaagagcttcaaaCAGAAGGGACACCTAACCATGCATAAactgactcacacaggagagaaaccgtttagctgtggtgactgtgggaagagtttcaatCGCAAGCAGCCCCTAAACATGCATAAactgactcacacaggagagaaacctttagCTGTGACGACTGTGGGAAAAGTTTTAATTTGAAGGACTCCCTAAAGAAACACAAATttactcacacaggagagaaacccttTAGTTGtggtgactgtgggaaaagcttcTATCAGAAGGGGCACCTGAATGTGCACAAACGGACTCATACTGATTCACACAAgagagaaaccatttagctgtgAGAAAAGCTTTAGTGTCAAGGGGAACCTAACCATGCACAAATTGACTGCTGCTCAGGCTAGGATTCCGTCGTAAGTAGAGGTCggccgatttatgatttttcacgacgataccgattattggaggaccaaaaaaagccgctgccgattaattggccgatttttaaaatgacacatttttttacttaaaaaaaaacatttatttgtaataatgacaattacaacaatactgaatgaacacttattttcaCTTAATATAGtagatcaataaaatcaatttagcctcaaataaggaaacatattcaatttggtttaaataatgcaaaaacaaagtgttggagaagaaagtaaaagtacaatatgtgccatgtaagaaagctaacgtttaagttccttgctcagaacatgagaacatatgaaagctggtgattccttttaacatgagtcttcaatattcccaggtaagaagttttaggttgtagttattataggactatttctctataccatttgtatttcatatacctttgactattggatgttcttataggcactttagtattgccagtgtaacagtatagcttccgtccctctcctcgcccctacctttGCTcgaccttcaatgttatgtcataattacgtaaaattctgccaaattagttcacaatgagccaggctgcccaaactgttgcatataccctgactctgtgtgtaTTGAACGCAagagtgacacaatttcacctggttaatattgcctgctaatctggatttttttttagctaaatatacaggtttaaaaatatatacttttgtgtattgattttaagaaaagcattgatggttatggttaggtacacattggcgCAACGACAGTTCTTTTTCAcaaatacgcaccgcatcgattatatgcaatgcaggacacgctagattaactagtaatatcatcaaccatgtgtagttaactagtgattatgattgattgtttttataagataattttaatgctagctagcaacttatcttggcttactgcattcgcgtaacaggcagtctcctcgtggagtgcaatgtaatcaggtgtttagagtgttggactggtcaactgtaaggttgcaagattgaatcccctgagctgacaaggtaaaaaatctgtccgttctgcccctgaacgaggcagttaacccatagttcctaggctgtcattgaaaataagaatgtcttctaaactgacttgcctagtaaaataaagattaaataaaggtgtaaaaaaataaatatattataataataataataatcggcCAAACCGGTGTCCAAAAacacagatttccgattgttatgaaaacttgaaatcggccctaattaatcggccattccgattaatcggtcgacctctagtcgcAAGGTTCAGCTGCTGAAACATATGAATAAAGTCCACAGGGAAAGAGAACAGGACTAAAACAGAAATAAAATTGGGAGAGCTCTTCtgttgacatttatttggattaCAATTGTCCTtgaggcagaactgagcaatttcctctagatgggccagctgcaaagtcagaattggctatattgtaaaaatgtatgaaaacaaaaatgtaaggTTAgctttaaaatcagattttatgactttgtggctgtgccagctagtgaccactctgcagagctgcctccagaataAGATACATGATGGAAAAAACACGAACCTGCATCAGAAGATGGAAATTTAAAAGTCAGTGTTTGGTCACAGAAAGGAAATTAAACTCTGCATAATACACGCTCTAGATGTGTGATAGATGTACTTTTGTAAAACGTTCTATGGGGCTAATGAGAGCGAATAATTCGAAACAAAACAAATTGTTTTAAATAGGCTGTGTAAATACACTTTACAGGCACCATAATTGCTTCCTGTGTGCATATAATATTAAAACAAAGCTGACTATCGAGAGTTTTACGTACATACGCACTTTTCACAGTACCTGGACAAAGATCTAATAAAAAGGGAGCTTGTCCATTCACCATTTTACTGCTTCCAAATataatgttttatacacagtaccagtcaaaagtttggacacctactcattccagggttttgctttattttttactattttttttacaattgtagaataatagtgaagacatcaaaactatgaaataacacatggaatcatgtagtaaccaaaaaagtgataaacagatcaaaatatatttgagtttcttcaaagtacccaccctttgtgcaaagctgtcatcaaggcaatcttggcattctttcaaccagcttcatgaggtagtctcctgtaatgcatttcaattaacaggtgtgccttgtttaaaagtcaatttgtggaatttctttccttaatgcgtttgagccaatcagttgtgttgtgacaaggtaggggtggaatacagaagatagccctatttggtaaaagaccaagtccgtattatggcaagaacagctcaaataagcgaagagaaatgacagtccatcattacttaaagGCATGAAGGTAAGTCAatgcagaaaatttcaagaactttgaaagtttcttcaagtgcagtcgcaaaaaccatcaagcgctattatGAAAccgtctctcatgaggaccgccacaggaaaggaagatccagagttacctctgctgcaggtgGTAAGTTCTTGAGAGTAACCAGCCcctgaaattgcagcccaaataattgcttcacagagttcaagtaacagacacatctcaacatcaactgttcaaaggagactgcataaatcaggctttcatggttgaattgcagcaaagaaaccactactaatagacaccaataagaagagacttgcctgaaacatgagcaatggacattagatcattggaaatctgtcctttggtctgatgaaaccaaatttgagatttttggtaccaactgctgtgtctttgtgagacgcagagtaggtgaacggatgatctcgacatgtgtggttcccaccaaaaagcatggaggaggtgtgatggtgtgggggtgcttttctggtgacactgtctgtgatttatttagagttcAAGCACGCTTTCCCtgcatagctaccacagcattctgcagtgatacgccatcccatctggtttgggcttatgtgggaactccaagactgttggaaaatcattcctggttgagagaatgccaagagtgtgcaaagtagtCAACAAAGCAAAGGGTGCctataatttgatttgtttaacactattttggttactacatgattccatatatgttatttcatagtttatgtcttcactattattctacaatgtagaaaagagtacaaataaagaaaaacccttgaatgagtatgtaaGACTATTTTAAGATGATACACAATGCAGAGGACTAGAGGTCAATAGGGAATtaacgatcaatggaaatagttgtTTTTCAGTTCAACATCTGGTTAGAATCTGGCAAGATCTCATTGGTCTGAATTGTCTATACATTGAGCCTGAAACAGGATgcttgttatttggccattggcccaaTTTTActgcaaggaattctaattggtcaaccacagaCTAGGGTTGGGGTTATAAATGACATCCTGTCCCTTTTTTGTTCTGTGGAGagtcactgaggacagggaagaaTGATCATCTACTTCTCAGCATAACAACCATGATTAGTTCTctttgaataaacctatttttcctccctccccctgatttgctttggggtctgtgttactgaagagtaacatcaactgctaacaagtaggtgtccaaacttttcactggcACTGTACAAATTGGAGCCATCTGACAGATCGCATTCACACTTCTCCAGAAGTTTAATCATTCTAATAAGTTtgcttgtatttttttttttaactttggTTGtaataaaaactttttttttcaacaacaataaatacatgtaaaatgtAACGATGTCCTAAAATCGGCAGCATAAAAAAAAAGACGTGACGCATGTTGCTGTTGAACCAGCCTTCGTTATAGTAGGCCTATGGTAAGGGTAGCCTACGGAGGGCTTGGGCTTTAAAAATGTTAAACGGAAAATAAACAATTGTTGCAGGAAAATACCCTCTAAACACGAGGTTCACATCTAGTTTCACGATGGGCATGGAATAGATCATATAGGCGTTTTCATGCAAGTCCAAAGCATGGCTAAAATAACGTAGGCCTGCCTACAATACATCGCTAAAACGGGAATGCCAGCTCACTGTTTTGCTCCTCTGAAATTAGGtattttaataaagctttggtgaCGTAAGATTGATTTTCCCAGCGGTCTCATGAGCGAAAGACTTTATCGGAGGTCTTGACTAACTTAATTGGTTACATTGGGCAGGACAAAAAAGAAACAAACTTCACTGGAGGCTATGTTTGTGTTTTAACCAAATAAAACGAAATGgggaaaaaaaacatgatttatgTTTCTAAATACGAAGTATACGCAAATCACCAAATATCATATTGTTCcatgtgcatttggaaagtattcagaccccttgtactttttccacatttagttacgtttcagccttattctaaaattgattaaatcgtttttttcattctcttcaatctacacactatcccataatgacaaagccaaaacaagATTTTAGAATTTttgtcaaatgtattaaaaataaataacatttcacatttacataagtattcagaccctttacccagtactttattgaagcacctttggcagcgattacagcctcgagtattcttgggtatgacgctacaagcttggcacacctgtatttggggagtttcccccCATTCtttgaagatcctctcaagctctgtcagtttgaattgggagcgtcgctgcacagctattttcaggtctctccagagatgttcgatctggttcaagtccgggctctggctgggtcactcaaggacattgagacttgtcccgaagccactcctgcattgtcttggctatgtgcttatggtcattgtcctgttggaaggtgaacctttgccccagtctgaggtccagagcgctctggagcaggttttcatctaggatctctttgtactttgcaccgttcatctttccctcgatcctgactagtctcccagtccctgccgctgaaaaacatccccactgcatgatgctgccactaccatgcatcactgtaaggatggtgccaggtttcttttagacgtgatgcttggcattcaggccaaagagtggcttccgtctggccactaccataaaggcatgattggtggagtgctgcagagatggttgtccttctggaaagttctcccatctccacagaggatctatGGAGCTATGTCAGAgttaccattgggttcttggtcacctccctgaccaaggcccttctcccacgattgctcagtttggctggtcggccagctctaggaagagtcttggtagttccaaacttcttccatttaagaatgatggaggccactatgttcttggggactttcaatgctgcatgttttggtacccttccctagatctgtgccacgacacaatcctgtctcggggctctacggacaattccttcgacctcatggcttggtttttgctctgacacgcactgtcaactgtggaacttATATAGATAGACAGGTCTGttcatttccaaatcatgttcaatgaattgaatttaccacaggtggagtccaatcaagttgtagaaacatctcaaggatgatcaatggaaacaggatgaacctgagctaCATTTTGAACCTATAGCAAAGGAtctaaatacttatgtacataAAGTATCGTTTAAATATTTTAAatctgcaaacatttctaaaaacctgtttgctttataattatggggtattgtgtgtagatatgttttaattattatttgtgtatatacattttagaataaggctgtaacgtaacaatgtggaaaaagtcaaggggtctgaatactttccgaatgcactgtatgtgcagTGTGCATCACGGCTGGATAGGCTGAGTTTCCGCTGTCAATATTCCTGCCATAAACAATTGCATGACCACTAAAACCAGCTTTTGGTTGGTCTTAAATATCCCTAACTGAGATTAGCACTTTGGATCATGTTTTTAAGGACATGTCTCAAATATTGAAACCCCTCCAATCTGAGCCCAAGCGAGCTGATGTTAGACATGTAGATTACCTGGCGTTAGGGCTGGAAAATGCCATTGGGCCTGTTTTTATGAGGAAATTGCAAACTAAAGTGCGTTTTACGCTAGCTCCACCAGAACACCAGCCCAATATAGAGCCCTATGTGATAAAACAAGCAacgtatagtgtagagaatcattgtaccatctaaacagctgtgaaatatccaaaaatattgtattttcaacaaaaccgaaagtaaaatacacaaactaaacttaagaacggAAACATAGAAATAGCTTACATCTACCGCTTTTTAGACTAGCTTTCAATGAGTGACACATTTTATAACTcaaatttctatgtgaatttggtcgggtcacccaaaaagttaaaTATTGCTGCTTTAATTTTTTTCTCCATAGGTATTTAGggatcccgagtggcgcagtggtctacggcactgcatttcggtgctagaggcgtcactacagaccctggtttgattccaggctggaTCACAAcctgctgtgattgggagtcccatagggcggcgcgcaattggcccagcgtcgttaggggtaggccgtcattgtaaataagaatctgtttcttaacctttaactaggaaagtcagttaaataAAAATGGCACCATTCTCCGTGCACTCTAATTTTATAAACTGGTAAGAGATATTGATCAGAGCGTTTTATGATTGCTGAAGACAAATGTGAAGCAAACTCAAAGCAAATCAACTTGAATGGTATTTCTGCCCCTTTCCATGGAATGCTGTGCCATTATGAGGAATTGTAATTGTATGCTCTTATAACTTACAGGCCTACTATAAAAGTACACTATTTTCCCTATTATGATTACATGGTACAATGCTTCAAACATTACCATTTGAAGAACTGAATGTGGTAACTTTTAGAATGACCCATTGTTTTCTGTTGTGCATAAAGGCTCTGCAACTGTATTTTTCCTTGACGTAGCCTAGGATTCATGAATACTTCCCTTAAGGGGTACACTCATACACTCCCAGCCGTTCACTGCGCTCCTCTGACACTGGCCTCCTGCACCCATACACTCCTACCCGTTCACTGCTCTCCTCTGACACTGGCCCCTCCCAACCATCCTTCGTACCAGACTTTGCTCCATGGAAGACCGACCATGCATTTAGTAGTGCAGCCCCCAATTCGGCAactcccttcctctccatctcagAACCTCACAATCCATACACACATTCAAGCCCACACTAAAGACATCTTCACACAGGCTTAACTGTTGTCTTAGCTTTTATTTCCTGTCTAGTTTAAATGGTTAGTTATTTTCTTATGTTTCATGTACTTTTATACACTTGCTTATTTTAaggtgtgattttttttttatttttatccctTTTTAAAAATGTGCTGATTCTCGCTATGAGCTCTATTCAATCCCTCtcgctgaagcgttacagatgGTATGATAggcatttaaaggtaatttctgaTTTGAGCCGACATCTGCAGCGTTTACCCTGAATGCAGTCGCCGCGAATCCGGGAAcattacctttacatttcaatcacgCCGTAACGCTGAACTTCCGAAATAAGGATCAAATACAGCCCTATTTTAAAGTGAGTTTGGGTGTCTTGAAAAGCGCTTAAAATACAAATGCTGATTATTATGTAATGATTTACAGTCGACTCCTGTTAAGTGCATTTTGTATAAGTGCAAactcagggctctattcaatccgtatcgaGGAAGTTCAGCGTAACAGGGCGATTGAAATGTAAGGGCAATGTTAGCTGAGACTGCGTTCACTGTAAATGCTGTATATGTCAGCTCAGTCAGAAATGACCTTTTAAAAGTATACCGCTTAATCTGTAAGACTTCGGAAatgcagattgaatagagccctgcCTTCCGTTTCAGTCACGTCTTTCAACCCACTCGTgtgggtcaaacaaaaacacTCTAATTATTGGTTGACAAATAATGCTTTCCACAATGCAAATTGAAGTTGACTGCAGTCGAAACGTCATGACACGGTTGTTGTAAAGTTCCTGTAGGCACAAGTCTGATCCTTTTTGTCCCCATAGTGCAACACACTTTAAAAGGTTTGACGAAAGGTGACACGCTCGAAACGTGCCCAATGTGTTGTCTTTCAATTAAGTTCATGCAAGAAATGATCATTCTAGATCACCTTATTACAACTCTTTCCCACATGTAGTTATCCCCATTATCTCTGGTCTGTACCGTTTATAGTGCATGgggaccagaggaggctggtgggaggagctctaggaagactgtctgttccatgaattccattccagccattacaatgagacaGTCCTAAATAGCTCCTCCAACCAATCTCCTCTGATGAGGATGCTGTGGTGTGTTCGTGGTCTTACCACCTACTGATACAAACAGAAAAAGAACACAATCCGGAAGTGAAACTGTCAGTTATAGAAGATGACTATACAACATAATCAAGTTTAAAAAACTATGAACAATAGTAATTGTATTTGAAGTATTACAAATAGCCAAAGGCATACAGCATATTATTCAGCCAAGATCTGGGTCTCCACTCACAGGTGGAAGTTACAAAATGTGCCTCTTAATCTTCTGTCTGATGCCCTTCTCCCACACAGGGC is a window of Oncorhynchus masou masou isolate Uvic2021 chromosome 7, UVic_Omas_1.1, whole genome shotgun sequence DNA encoding:
- the LOC135543506 gene encoding gastrula zinc finger protein XlCGF46.1-like → MSQLQLLREFLNERVMAAAVDIFGAVEKTVAEYQEENDRLRRLLRIDSLQLSLAVSEEEVLPEHQHCEQEWSFSLGQENTEATQVKEEEEQISQEEERLQELFDTKNATFTPACVTSKCDQVDPLTPQIQTLENRECDPKQENLTPFGTVTQLKALNILCDPPNNQNNASSHSTDPSSDPIGLDSSPTLDTSPPLTHNPPFKKHRSKHSSTAIKTLRCCDCGETFALKADLQMHVTLAKKQQSECQFCKNLYRSTCKLKAHVRLCHDGKTSTCPYFGKTFKLEGDLSKHMIHTGEKRFSCGDCGKSFNRKGNLTQHTLTHTGEKSFSCGDCGKSFSLKRNLTEHVRTHTGEKPFSCSDCGKSFKQKGHLTMHKLTHTGEKPFSCGDCGKSFNRKQPLNMHKLTHTGEKPLAVTTVGKVLI